From Miscanthus floridulus cultivar M001 chromosome 15, ASM1932011v1, whole genome shotgun sequence, the proteins below share one genomic window:
- the LOC136508734 gene encoding uncharacterized protein isoform X1 has product MSDPNALQTTLNALAASLKSLQASVEANSLAIQHLHDTRHPPSSSSSVDKSASGEHHQDRPPRFQKLDFPKYDGKSDPLIFINRCESYFRQQRIIPEEQVWMASYNMDDAAHLWFMQIQQEEGTPSWRRFTELLNLQFGPPLRSNPLGELMACKRTGSVIDYQGRFEALLPRAGYLTEDQKVQIFTTGLLPPLSLDVELHNPQSLAVAMSLARKLELRDQCAAAAAPPLRLGCDPQRGILPAPPPRLALPAPNTAPVPTPQPVTVEGRQVKRLSQAEMEERRRLGLCFNCNEKFGRGHNRICQRIFLLDLAVAEDDTESETDEATPGEPQISLHAIAGVCTSETMQMRITMGGTSLLALIDSGSTHNFIAEEAAAHATLPTLTQGQLRVTVANGERIQCPGVFRNAPFSINAEEFTADFYALSLAGYDVVLGPQWLATLGPILLDFGATMSFWRGGRRMR; this is encoded by the coding sequence ATGAGCGATCCCAACGCCCTCCAAACCACCTTGAACGCCCTGGCCGCCTCCCTCAAGTCGCTGCAAGCCTCGGTGGAAGCCAACTCGCTGGCGATCCAGCACCTGCACGACACGCGACATCCGCCATCTTCGTCGTCCTCCGTCGACAAATCCGCCTCCGGCGAACACCATCAAGATCGGCCTCCACGATTCCAGAAATTGGACTTCCCCAAGTACGACGGCAAGTCGGACCCTCTCATCTTCATCAACCGATGTGAATCCTACTTTCGCCAGCAACGTATCATTCCAGAGGAGCAAGTCTGGATGGCGTCCTACAACATGGACGACGCCGCCCACCTCTGGTTCATGCAAATTCAGCAGGAAGAAGGCACTCCCTCGTGGCGCCGCTTCACCGAGCTCCTGAACCTCCAATTTGGGCCGCCGCTGCGCTCCAACCCCTTGGGCGAGTTGATGGCATGCAAGCGCACGGGCTCCGTCATCGACTACCAAGGTCGGTTCGAAGCTCTCCTGCCTCGCGCGGGCTACCTCACCGAGGACCAGAAGGTGCAGATCTTCACCACCGGGTTGCTGCCGCCCCTTAGCCTCGACGTCGAGCTCCACAACCCTCAGTCCCTCGCCGTCGCCATGAGCCTCGCCCGCAAGTTGGAGCTCCGCGATCAGTGTGCCGCGGCGGCCGCGCCACCACTACGCCTAGGGTGTGATCCCCAGAGGGGCATCCTACCGGCGCCACCGCCCCGTCTGGCGCTCCCAGCGCCCAATACGGCCCCCGTGCCAACGCCACAGCCGGTCACCGTCGAGGGCCGCCAGGTCAAGCGCCTGTCGCAGGCAGAgatggaggagcgccgccgcctagGCCTCTGCTTCAACTGCAACGAGAAGTTTGGGCGAGGCCACAACCGCATCTGCCAACGCATCTTCCTCCTCGATTTGGCGGTGGCCGAGGACGACACTGAATCGGAGACAGACGAGGCCACTCCAGGGGAGCCCCAGATCTCACTCCACGCCATCGCTGGCGTGTGCACCAGTGAGACCATGCAGATGCGTATCACGATGGGCGGCACCTCCCTCCTCGCCCTGATCGACTCCGGCTCGACGCACAACTTCATCGCCGAGGAGGCGGCCGCCCACGCCACGCTCCCGACCCTCACCCAGGGCCAACTGCGGGTCACAGTGGCAAATGGCGAGCGCATCCAGTGCCCCGGCGTGTTCCGCAACGCGCCGTTCTCCATCAATGCGGAGGAGTTCACCGCGGATTTCTACGCCCTGTCGTTGGCTGGGTACGATGTCGTCCTGGGGCCCCAGTGGCTGGCAACGCTGGGGCCGATTCTGTTGGATTTCGGCGCCACCATGTCCTTCTGGCGTGGCGGCCGCCGGATGCGCTAG
- the LOC136508734 gene encoding uncharacterized protein isoform X2: protein MDLLSAAYGATSDDEDAAGPPSSAPVATGSASFAPHPLKRPRWESHQYLPPTHCFPQQPLLNAATPLASPSSGRYVSKRERALLASSQAHVESGSPLPPRTSTEFDCADGSITYTNLRADILHSLRCQPKPGPSTSFPLKLSVCLKGHTKAINCVDWSPSHGHLLASAGMDHTVHVWNVWDKGNTTARVLKHHTAAVKDVRWSLHRPFLLSGGLDCSVQLVDVVEGKVMKVFKEDQAVEVIKFNPSNPDIFLSGGSKGSLRLWDIRCGLVTKEFHRNLGTILDIDFSADGRQFISSTDTTRSNISENTIIVWDVMRQVPLSNQVYTEAFTCPCVRYHPREASFVAQSNGNYIAIFSARPPFKLNKYMRFEGHGVWGFPVKCNFSLRGRELASGSSDGCIYFYDYKSARLLRKIEAFKEACTDVAYHPVMPNVIASCSWTGEISVFE, encoded by the exons ATGGATCTCCTCTCCGCTGCGTACGGCGCTACCTCCGACGACGAGGATGCTGCTGGCCCACCCTCCTCCGCTCCGGTTGCCACCGGGTCTGCCTCCTTCGCTCCACATCCCCTGAAGCGGCCGCGGTGGGAATCTCACCAATACCTCCCTCCAACCCACTGCTTCCCACAACAGCCCCTGCTCAACGCAGCGACGCCGCTGGCATCTCCATCCAGTGGCAGGTACGTTTCCAAGAGGGAGCGTGCTCTCCTGGCTTCATCGCAGGCACATGTAGAATCCGGATCACCCCTGCCTCCGCGGACGAGTACGGAGTTTGATTGCGCAG ATGGCTCTATCACCTATACAAATCTACGAGCTGACATTTTGCATTCCTTGCGATGCCAACCAAAGCCTGGACCAAGCACAAGTTTCCCTTTGAAGCTCTCGGTTTGTTTGAAGGGTCACACTAAGGCAATCAATTGTGTAGATTGGTCACCAAGTCATG GGCATCTTCTTGCTTCTGCTGGAATGGATCACACGGTTCATGTATGGAACGTATGGGACAAAGGGAATACCACTGCTCGTGTTTTGAAACATCACACTGCTGCTGTAAAGGATGTAAGGTGGTCCCTTCATAGGCCCTTTTTACTTTCTGGAGGTCTTGATTGTTCCGTACAGCTAGTTGATGTTGTTGAGGGAAAAGTAATGAAAGTATTCAAGGAGGATCAAGCTGTGGAGGTTATCAAGTTCAATCCAAGCAACCCCGATATCTTCCTATCTGGTGGGTCCAAGGGTTCCCTTAGACTCTGGGATATTCGATGTGGCCTGGTAACAAAAGAATTTCATAGAAACCTTGGAACCATCCTTGACATTGACTTCAGTGCTGATGGGAGACAATTTATCTCTTCAACTGACACAACCAGAAGCAATATTAGTGAGAACACTATAATTGTTTGGGATGTCATGCGACAAGTTCCTTTATCTAACCAG GTTTATACTGAAGCATTCACATGCCCATGTGTAAGATACCACCCACGTGAAGCATCTTTTGTTGCACAATCCAATGGGAACTACATTGCTATTTTTTCAGCAAGGCCGCCCTTCAAGCTGAACAAGTATATGCGGTTTGAAGGACATGGGGTGTGGGGTTTCCCTGTAAAGTGCAACTTTTCCCTCAGAGGAAGAGAACTAGCATCTGGTTCGTCCGATGGATGTATTTACTTTTACGATTACAAGTCGGCAAGGCTTTTAAGGAAAATAGAAGCCTTCAAAGAAGCATGCACTGATGTTGCTTACCACCCAGTAATGCCTAATGTGATTGCTTCTTGTAGCTGGACTGGTGAAATATCTG